Within Sulfolobales archaeon, the genomic segment ATAGGTTAGAAGTATTTGATCTTCTTCTAATCCTAGTAGGGATCTTCATACTCAAGGGTATGAGGAACTCAGCACGGTATATAGCTCCTTGAGTACCGAGCTTCTATTGGGGTTTTTCATTAGGCTCGTGCCTATTAGACATGCGTCGGCCCCAGCTTCTATAGCCTCCACTATGTCTTTGGTGCTTTTCATACCACTCTCAGCTATTATTATGAGATCTGGGTATTCTCTTCTAGCCCTTCTCACTATATCTAGCATATGTTCTCGGCTAATCTCTAGGGTTCTGAGGTTTCTAGAGTTAATGCCTAGGATTTTTATTGAGATCTTCTTCATGATCTTTTCGAGCTCTCCGAAGCTGTTGATCTCGATAACTGGTTCTAAGCCTTTCTCCACCGAGTATTGATATAGGGTAGATAGCTCCTCAAGCTCCAGGGCTTCTGCTATTAGGAGTATTGATGTTGCTCCGCAGGATCTATATAGATCTATTTGTTTCTCATAGAATATAAAGCCTTTTGCGAGTATAGGGCCTCTATATCCCAGCCCCCTGAGTATGTATATATATCTAGGGGATCCCATGAACCACTCCCTCTCAACTATGATTGAGAAACCAGCTACTAGATCTTCTAGCTGGTAGAAATAATCTCTAAGATCCTGCCACATATTTATGATCTCTAGTGGTGATGCCCTTTTATACTCAGCTATTATAGCTACACCCCTATCCCTCCTCCATCTAGTTATCGATGATTCGAAGCCTTCAAAGGCTCCTAGATATGGTATAGCCCCTCTACACTGATCCTCACTATCTATCGCCAGGATTGCCTTGCTCCTCCAAATATCCCTTATAATATCTAGAAATCCCTCCAAGGCTATCTCCTCGCAAGCTCTATAAATGCCCTCAGGATCTTCCTCCCAAGCTCTGTCCCAACGCTCTCGGGGTGATATTGAACGCCTATCAAGGGATATGATCTATGGTGGAAGCCCATAATCTCTCCATCATCTAGGCTAATAGCATCCACCACAAGGCTCTCAGGAGGATCATATATTACATAGCTATGGTACCTCATAGCCTTGAAGACCTCGGGGATCTCCCTATATAGAGGCCCTCCAAAATGTCTCACCAGGCTTATCTTACCATGGAATATAGATCTCGCCTTCCTAACCTTAGCACCCATGGCAAGCCCTATCACCTGGTGGCCAAGGCATATACCTAGTATTGGTTTCTCCCCCTTGAACTCCTCAACCACAGCCCTGCTATAGCCTATATCCTCGATCTTCTCCGGATTCCCGGGCCCCGGAGATATTATAATAGCATCTGGATCTAGCTTTGATACATGCTCGGGAGATGCTCTATCGTTTCTAATAACTACCACATCTTTCTGATATATACTTTTAAGGATCTGGTAGATGTTGTATACGAAGCTATCGTAGTTATCTATAATCAAGATCATATGATCACCTCAGCACCCTCTCTATAATAGCCATCTTATTCTCAGTCTCAATATACTCATCCCCGGGCTTGGAATCGCTTACTATCCCAGCACCAGCCTGTATCCTAAGCCTATCCCCAGCTATAAAGGCTGATCTAATTGTTATTGCGAAATTAACATAGCGATCCACAGCAAACCCTATGACACCCGCATAGGCCTCTCTAGCACGCCCCTCAAACTCTGCTATAAGCTTCATAGCCCTATGCTTAGGAGCCCCAGTAACTGTTCCAGCTGGGAAGAGGGATCTGAGGGCTTCGAAGGAGTCGCTGAAGCTTTTAAGAACCCCTCTAACCCTGCTAACGAGGTGAACCACGTTAGGTAGGATCTGCGGGAACATAAGCTTCACAACCCTAACACTCCCCGGAATAGCGATCCTCCCCAGATCATTCCTAGCGAGGTCCACAAGCATCATATGCTCAGCCCTCTCCTTCTCATTCGAGACCAACCTCCTATAGATCTCGCCCTCCCTACCAGGAATCCTCCTCCTAGTACCGGCTACGGGGAATGTCTCTACAACCCTCCCCCTAGCTATTATAAGGGGCTCTGGACTAGCCCCAACGATCATGAGATCCCCTGTTCTATATATATAGGCATATGGGTTGCCCCCGATCTCCTTCAGGATCCTTGTAAATAGATCTAGAGGGGATCCTCTATAGCTATATACCTTATATCTAGATAACACTATCTGGAAAACCTCACCATCATAGATCCTCTCCTTAGCCCTAGCAACTAGATCCTCGAAGCTCCTCCTATCATGGGATACCTCGATAAGCTCTACACCAGGATCTACAGAGCTCTCAACCCTTTTCCCACCATAGATCTTTATGCCCTTTCCAAAGAGAGATCTGAGATCCGCCTGACCACTACATAGATCTATAGTAGCATATGTCCTAGGAACTATGAAGCTTGCAAGGGGATATATCCCCAGTGGGATCGCATTTAATAGGCTCTCCTCAGAATATATGAGTGATTCATATGAGATGAAGCCAAGCACCGGAATACCCTTTCCAAGTCTATATGTATGCTCTAGAAGATTTCTAAGATCTGTGAAGGGATCTCCAGCAATAGATATATCTTTAGAGCCTCTACCCTCGACCAAGGCCTTCCCACCGCTGTAGAGGGTATACTCGATCAGGGGTTCGAAGGCTGCTACTACCTTTCCACAGCCATTATCATAGATCCCTGAGTAGTAGATAAAGCCATAGGTCTCTCCCCCTAGGAATGGCTCTACATATCTATATATATCTATAGGATCTAGAGCCAC encodes:
- a CDS encoding anthranilate synthase component I family protein, giving the protein MWRWLEIYRVALDPIDIYRYVEPFLGGETYGFIYYSGIYDNGCGKVVAAFEPLIEYTLYSGGKALVEGRGSKDISIAGDPFTDLRNLLEHTYRLGKGIPVLGFISYESLIYSEESLLNAIPLGIYPLASFIVPRTYATIDLCSGQADLRSLFGKGIKIYGGKRVESSVDPGVELIEVSHDRRSFEDLVARAKERIYDGEVFQIVLSRYKVYSYRGSPLDLFTRILKEIGGNPYAYIYRTGDLMIVGASPEPLIIARGRVVETFPVAGTRRRIPGREGEIYRRLVSNEKERAEHMMLVDLARNDLGRIAIPGSVRVVKLMFPQILPNVVHLVSRVRGVLKSFSDSFEALRSLFPAGTVTGAPKHRAMKLIAEFEGRAREAYAGVIGFAVDRYVNFAITIRSAFIAGDRLRIQAGAGIVSDSKPGDEYIETENKMAIIERVLR
- a CDS encoding aminodeoxychorismate/anthranilate synthase component II codes for the protein MILIIDNYDSFVYNIYQILKSIYQKDVVVIRNDRASPEHVSKLDPDAIIISPGPGNPEKIEDIGYSRAVVEEFKGEKPILGICLGHQVIGLAMGAKVRKARSIFHGKISLVRHFGGPLYREIPEVFKAMRYHSYVIYDPPESLVVDAISLDDGEIMGFHHRSYPLIGVQYHPESVGTELGRKILRAFIELARR
- a CDS encoding indole-3-glycerol-phosphate synthase TrpC; amino-acid sequence: MEGFLDIIRDIWRSKAILAIDSEDQCRGAIPYLGAFEGFESSITRWRRDRGVAIIAEYKRASPLEIINMWQDLRDYFYQLEDLVAGFSIIVEREWFMGSPRYIYILRGLGYRGPILAKGFIFYEKQIDLYRSCGATSILLIAEALELEELSTLYQYSVEKGLEPVIEINSFGELEKIMKKISIKILGINSRNLRTLEISREHMLDIVRRARREYPDLIIIAESGMKSTKDIVEAIEAGADACLIGTSLMKNPNRSSVLKELYTVLSSSYP